The window AAGCAGTTTTCTCCTCCGTCAATCTGTAAATAACTGATTTTGCCTGAAAAGATACGTCCAGATTAATCATGTTGATGCGGAACTGTAAGGTAAGGAAGCTGGCCAATATCTCCTTTcaaacatgcttaaaacaaaCAAATTAACTGCAACAAGCATGAAATGTTTGAAGGATCTAAGAGTAGCTGCAAATGCGTACGCAGAAAAAGCCTGACTTGTTCGAGGACATGGAGAAAAAGTCATCTCTTTTCAGTAATTAGGGAATAATCAAAGCAGACCAAGTGGAACCACAAAGTTCCTCGGCAGATAGCAGTCTATTTGTACAATAAGAAATGAAGAAATTGGAAGTGGATGGTGGCATGAAGGAACGCAAACAAATTTCAGGAAAACCACTTAGTTGGAAAGAGAACAGGGGATTTTTAAAAAATACATTACTGCACAAAAATTTGGATTGTTCACTCAATTGAATAAAGCAGAAGATAAAATATTTCAGATGGAGTCCTACGTAGTTGAGGTCGATGTTTGACCATGGCATCTCAGAGATGGAGGCCATTGTAGTTGAGGTCATTGTTTCACATAACAAGGTGAATTGTGCCATATATAGATCATCAACATTGAAAGCATCAGTAAGTAAAGCCCAATCTTAATCTATTAGCTAACACTTTAGGGGGACAAGAACAGATCAAACTTCTCTTCAGGTTGCTACTAAATACTGATGTAATATGACTAGCGAGCATCTTATGTGAATTAGGATGACAAGACAACTGTGCTCGGACTAAGAGAATGAGGAGAGGAACGGAGAACAAATCACGAAGAGAATGATGTTCCCTTAATTTGATCAACCAGATATCAAGGTAAAGCCTGCAGCAAAACTCAATACTAGAAGAAAGAAACTTGATGTATTTCATAATAAATTAAAGATTCTAATATAGGGTGAAATTCCAGGATAACAAACTTATTACCTAGTTAAAGGGTAATCTCTGATCAGAAAACCAAATATTTCTAGCGTCTGTCTATGCCAAATGATTAATAATCACTCGGAGAAAAATCATCATACGTGTTAGTAAACAAAACAAACTTGAGTAACCATACCAAACCAGCAGTTTGTAGCTCAATGTCATCCAAGTTGAGATCAGAAGTTTAGCTCTAACAGTATTTTCAGGAGAACATTTTTGGGACAGTACTGGTCCCGATGATAAAGGTTGTAAATTTGTTAGTAACATGTCTTAGATACTGCAATTAACTCGAGTTATTTTCAGTATATGTCCCTACCTCCTAACTTATTTACACTTCTCTCTAGATAACAAATGCCATGATATCATTAGGTCATTCAAAAATATCTCAAAGACACAAGAAACCGTGCTAGATTATGTCATCTTTAGACACCTCCAACAACATGAATGCTCCTGCTAAGGGAATCACGATTCTTCACAAATAGTCAAATAGTACAAATCAGTGACAATGAATACGTCTCATAAGCACTAGATATCGGCAAATAATAACATGCATAAATACACACAGGTATAGAATATATAGAAAATTTGACATTCCACAAAACTAAGGTACACACATATATTATTGACTATTAATAGGACATAAGTAAACTAAGATACACACATATGTTATTGACTTTAATGGGACGTAAATGTATGGTACAGTATGGAATTGTAATAGAAATTTCACCTCTGAAGATTTGTCATGAGGTTCAAGGAATGTTCTTGTGAGCTGCAGGTAACAATGATAGGCGTGAATGATCAAGTTTCTCTAAGAGTACGACGAAACATACAACAAATTCTATAAAGGCGATAAATAAAGAATAAGCGATTCAGCAAACAACCTCAGAACCATTTTGACTGTCATTCTCTGTCAAGGACTGTCTTGGCGAAGAACCTTCTTCTGATCCTTCTGTGACGGGGGATGGTGGTTGCGGTGGGGGAAGATAAATCACTCTCAATTTGCACTCTTCCACAACACGTCCAGGCTCCTTATTGAACTATAAAGGGATCAACAAACTTCACTAAGTTTAAATGGTTGTGTAACGACAACAACAACTAAAAGGTGATCCACTATTTTATCGTTCATTTCTCAAATCAAACATTACAGTGTAAGTGTCAGTTAAATATTACAACAAAGATACAATTTTCTAGTCTTCACAGACTCAAAATTGTAAAGCAATGAAAAGGAGAAAGTTCCACTTATTTGTACAATTACCATTTCTTGGGTGATGTCTTTTGGCGAGGTACCGGCACTTGCAACCACACTCTGAAGTAGAAACTTGTCCTTGCATTGCATATCAGCAGGGGCCTCCTTTTGTGCTTGCATTGttactaaaaaaaatatttactaatattaatgaccaacaaaaaagaaagaaaatctaACACTCATAACGTGATGCTGAACAAGGACCAGATATGATGAATACTTATAATATCCCAATAAGATGAACTATAAGTCCAAGTTTAAAATTTAAGCTGCACTGATAAGCTTAAATGGAGCGACATGGACAATATGGATTCATATACATCACACCAACTTAATTGGGGATTGAGGCATCAGGcataattgttgttgttgatttgaaATTTCTTCTTTAGAGTTCATATTACCAGAAATGACTTCCATTTCTTGTTATTTTTTTAGATGGTGGTGTTTGGGCCATCGTAAGCacacctcgactattccaccgGTACCTGCTACCTCTCACCAGCAAGATACCGAGTAACTCTGTCCATACATTTACATTGCGGACGAGATTATTCCAAATACTCCCTCCATCTCAATTGTTTGATGGTATCTGACTGGACATGGAACTTTTGAAGAAAAAACAAGACATACTTTTGACCCATAAgttaaatatacataaaatacccAAACAACGGTTTTTACAAGGAGTGTAAGTTCTATGCACTAACGGTGTAAAATATATTTACACAATCAGGTCCTTACATAATTACAGGTAAATCTCTTGATCAACATTAACTGAAAATCTAGTAAACGGTAACTAACATGATATCATAGGTTAAAATTAACTGTATATTACTAAATACTTATATAAAAATACTTGTTTTGTATAATTGGAGCCTATAACAAGTCATATCATTCTTACAAGAGCATATTGAAATGTGAACAATTTTATGAGATTGACATAAGAAGTAATATTAATACCAATGACATCACAAGTGGATCTTGGCAAAACAATGCCAGTGTTTGGACGAACACAATATTTTTTCGGGTTGGTAGTTTTGAcctgaaaaaaaataaaacaaaatttatAAGAAACAAGAAATTAAGAATTACGAAAAAAGAGAGTAATTTGGAATAAAATGTACCTTAAAAGCAACATGattttcagttttatttgataatTGAAGGGAACAAGATATCTGCTTCTTCAGCTCAACTGATCAAACCCCATTAcagataaaaaagaaagaaaaaaaaagcattaaaaataagaaaaaagaaataacgAAAATTTAACATAAAAATAAGGAGAACTCGATAATTTTACATGGGAATTTGAGCTCAAGAGGATTGATGTCGAGAAGTTCTTGTTCTGTACTGCTCATTTTCTgttctctttttcctttttcttcttttttttggttCAGAAAGTGAATTAGAAAAAGGAAAATTGATTTCTTTGCTCTTTGCTTTAGTGATTTACAGACTTTTGGGGGTGATCCGTATATGTCTCACTTTCCCCTCTCTCCCTCTTTCCACATTGGCGGATTATATACATTTAATGTAAACTcgaattatataaatatatttttaaattttaaatactaCTCCCTCTGTCACAAtgtcaaacttttaatttttatcgttaattcggatataaaatctttaatttatttaaaacaaaatttgaacGTACTATAGGTCAGAATAGGGCAGTCAAATTTAGCCCAATCCTAGATGATCTGTCTAGCCCACCGAAGATTGGGTTAGTTATTGACTCGTTTGAACCCAGTTTATCTTGACTCAACTCATCTCAATCTATTTAAAGTTGCGTTAATTTTTAGCTCAAATTGATCCATGAGTAACTTTGTCAAAAAtatcttaaatataattttttttgtttgatatgttatatatgaacATATAACATAAAAAAAgtcttatttaataattatacaattcataaaaaaataaCACATATTAATAATTATACAATTCATCTTATGGACCCTGCCGCTTTTGCGAGATAtggatcttcgcatttgcgaagttttgGGTTGCAAATGCGACCTTGACAGGAAAACTTCtagttcacatttgcgatatttgttcgcatttgcggaggtcGCATTTGTGGAGGtcctgtcgcaaatgcgacatctgcagcctgCTAAATGTTGAGAattccgagacttagcttcatttggttatattttgaaccctagctt is drawn from Nicotiana tomentosiformis chromosome 12, ASM39032v3, whole genome shotgun sequence and contains these coding sequences:
- the LOC104117637 gene encoding vesicle-associated protein 1-2-like translates to MSSTEQELLDINPLELKFPFELKKQISCSLQLSNKTENHVAFKVKTTNPKKYCVRPNTGIVLPRSTCDVIVTMQAQKEAPADMQCKDKFLLQSVVASAGTSPKDITQEMFNKEPGRVVEECKLRVIYLPPPQPPSPVTEGSEEGSSPRQSLTENDSQNGSELTRTFLEPHDKSSEAKSVIYRLTEEKTAFLHHSNRLRQELELLRRDIGKSRGGGASFMFIIIVGLIGVALGYILKS